In one Nyctibius grandis isolate bNycGra1 chromosome 19, bNycGra1.pri, whole genome shotgun sequence genomic region, the following are encoded:
- the MC3R gene encoding melanocortin receptor 3, translated as MNTTHFAFSFQPVLLNVTEDFNDSILNNRSNDGFCEQVFIKAEVFLTLGIISLLENILVILAVLKNGNLHSPMYFFLCSLAVADMLVSTSNALETIMIAILSNGYLIIDDHFIQHMDNIFDSMICISLVASICNLLVIAIDRYITIFYALRYHSIMTVKKALTLIVVIWIACVICGIIFIAYSESKTVIVCLITMFFTMLFLMASLYVHMFLFARLHVKRIAALPVDGVPYQRTCMKGAVTITILLGVFIVCWAPFFLHLILIISCPMNPYCVCYTAHFNTYLVLIMCNSVIDPLIYAFRSLEMRKTFKEIVCCCYDMSVGQCML; from the coding sequence ATGAATACCACAcactttgcattttcatttcagcctgTGCTGCTTAATGTCACTGAAGACTTCAATGACTCAATTCTGAACAACAGAAGCAACGATGGATTTTGTGAGCAGGTCTTCATAAAAGCCGAGGTCTTCTTGACTTTAGGGATCATCAGCCTGCTGGAAAACATCCTTGTCATTCTCGCAGTGCTGAAGAATGGAAACCTACATTCTCCcatgtatttcttcctttgtagCTTGGCTGTGGCAGATATGTTAGTGAGCACGTCAAATGCCTTGGAGACTATCATGATTGCAATCCTGAGCAACGGCTATTTGATTATTGATGACCACTTTATTCAGCATATGGACAATATTTTTGACTCAatgatttgtatttctttggtAGCCTCAATTTGCAACCTCTTGGTTATTGCCATTGACAGGTACATAACTATTTTCTATGCTCTCCGTTACCACAGCATCATGACTGTGAAGAAAGCTTTAACCCTGATTGTGGTCATTTGGATTGCTTGTGTCATCTGTGGCATCATATTCATTGCCTactcagaaagcaaaactgtcATTGTCTGTCTCATCACTATGTTCTTCACCATGCTCTTTCTCATGGCCTCCCTTTATGTTCACATGTTCTTGTTTGCACGCCTGCATGTTAAGCGGATTGCAGCCCTCCCCGTGGATGGGGTGCCCTACCAGCGTACCTGCATGAAGGGAGCTGTCACCATCACTATATTACTTGGTGTCTTCATTGTTTGCTGGGCACCGTTCTTCCTTCACCTCATTCTCATCATTTCTTGCCCAATGAATCCATACTGTGTCTGCTACACCGCACACTTTAATACTTATCTGGTCTTGATAATGTGCAACTCAGTAATTGATCCACTCATTTATGCTTTCCGAAGTCTGGAGATGAGAAAGACTTTCAAAGAAATAGTGTGTTGCTGTTACGACATGAGTGTGGGACAGTGCATGCTGTAA